One region of Gemmatimonadota bacterium genomic DNA includes:
- a CDS encoding type II toxin-antitoxin system HicB family antitoxin: protein MKPMRYRGYPARIEYSDEDGCFVGRVAGIRDIITFHGESVGEVREAFEEAVEFYLESCDERGEAPNKPYSGKLLLRIDPEIHAAVAEAADVDGVSINQWAGEKLSEAVVQKH, encoded by the coding sequence ATGAAGCCGATGCGCTACAGGGGATATCCAGCACGCATCGAATACAGCGATGAGGACGGATGTTTCGTCGGCCGCGTGGCTGGTATTCGCGACATCATCACGTTTCACGGAGAAAGCGTTGGAGAAGTTCGCGAGGCTTTTGAAGAGGCGGTTGAGTTCTACCTGGAAAGCTGTGACGAACGGGGCGAGGCTCCGAACAAGCCTTATTCCGGGAAACTCCTGTTGCGAATAGATCCTGAAATCCACGCAGCAGTAGCCGAGGCGGCCGATGTCGACGGCGTGAGTATAAACCAGTGGGCTGGAGAAAAGCTGTCAGAGGCGGTTGTTCAAAAACACTGA